From a single Candidatus Synechococcus calcipolaris G9 genomic region:
- the ppc gene encoding phosphoenolpyruvate carboxylase, with protein sequence MTSVLDVPNSDLVQEMPSDQILSDRLKLVQAVLVEVLEAESGKELVQLLRRLGALSSPEGQALHAPEGDLLKVIESLELSEAIRAARAFNLYFQIINIVEQNYEQRQNRQRTQQEPINLRSLTTDNLSCVSGESFPSPPSSADERSGPSERLEHSLYEVAPPGQRHGSFAWLFPRLRALNVPPRYIQNLINQLDIKLVFTAHPTEIVRQTIRDKQRRVSRILDQLDLVEQPGYHHTWTAASLREQLTEEIRLWWRTDELHQFKPEVIDEVEYTLHYFKAVIFDIIPQLYRQFKTTLKQTFPDLEPPRYNFCRFGSWVGSDRDGNPSVKPEVTWQTACYQRNLVLEEYLKSIERLINLLSLSLHWSDVLPDLLDSLEQDQRQLPNIYDQLAVRFRQEPYRLKLAYVLKRLQNTRDRNNQLKSYSFNRLEPEEITAGQYYANGGEFLQELLLIQRNLKETGLSCRELEDLICQVEVFGFNLAILDIRQESSCHSEALNEITSYLDLLPCPYTELSEAERTHWLLSELSTRRPLIPGELPFSERTKEIIETFRMVRLLQQEFGVELCTTYIISMSHEVSDLLEVLLLAKEAGLYDPVTGHSTLQAIPLFETVEDLKHAPTVLSQFFTLPFCRAYLASNQTPYLQEVMLGYSDSNKDSGFLSSNWEIYKAQQCLQKTAAEYGLQLRIFHGRGGSVGRGGGPAYAAILAQPGQTIDGRIKITEQGEVLASKYSLPELALFNLETVTTAVIQASLLRTSIDEIQPWHEIMEELAARSRQHYRHLIYEQPEFIDFFNQVTPIQEISQLQISSRPTRRGGKKTLDGLRAIPWVFSWTQTRFLVPSWYGVGTAFKGFLDEKPAEHLSLLRYFYYKWPFFRMVISKVEMTLSKVDLEIARYYVHELSNSDEDRDIFLRLFDQIAQEYYLTCELVLTITGHKRLLDGDPTLQRSVQLRNKTIVPLGFLQVSLLKRLRQHNSQTTSGAILRSRYGRGELLRGALLTINGVAAGMRNTG encoded by the coding sequence ATGACATCAGTACTGGACGTTCCCAATTCCGATCTTGTGCAGGAGATGCCATCGGATCAGATCCTCAGCGATCGGCTGAAATTGGTACAGGCCGTGCTAGTGGAGGTCTTAGAGGCTGAATCTGGCAAAGAACTGGTTCAGTTACTCCGACGATTAGGCGCATTGTCTTCGCCAGAAGGTCAGGCCCTCCATGCACCGGAAGGAGACCTGCTAAAAGTCATTGAGTCCTTAGAATTGAGCGAGGCAATTCGAGCTGCCCGGGCCTTTAATCTTTACTTTCAAATCATTAATATTGTTGAACAAAATTACGAGCAACGACAAAATCGCCAACGCACCCAGCAGGAACCGATTAATCTTCGTTCCCTGACCACCGATAATCTATCCTGTGTCAGTGGTGAATCCTTTCCCTCTCCTCCCAGTTCGGCAGATGAGCGGAGTGGCCCCAGTGAACGCCTAGAGCATAGCCTTTATGAAGTTGCCCCACCGGGACAGCGTCATGGTTCCTTTGCCTGGTTATTTCCCCGCCTGCGGGCCCTGAATGTTCCACCCCGCTACATTCAAAATCTGATTAATCAACTGGATATTAAGTTAGTCTTTACGGCCCATCCCACGGAAATTGTCCGCCAAACCATTCGGGATAAGCAGCGGCGGGTTTCTCGGATTTTGGATCAGCTGGATCTTGTTGAACAGCCGGGCTACCACCATACCTGGACAGCGGCAAGCCTGCGGGAACAACTCACGGAAGAAATTCGCCTCTGGTGGCGTACCGATGAACTCCATCAATTTAAGCCGGAAGTTATCGATGAGGTGGAATACACACTCCACTATTTCAAGGCGGTTATCTTTGATATTATTCCCCAGCTATATCGCCAATTTAAGACCACGCTAAAGCAGACATTTCCTGACCTGGAGCCACCGCGCTATAATTTTTGCCGGTTTGGATCTTGGGTGGGCAGCGATCGCGATGGTAATCCTTCAGTCAAGCCAGAAGTAACTTGGCAGACGGCCTGTTATCAACGTAATTTAGTCCTAGAGGAGTATCTCAAGTCCATTGAGCGGTTGATTAATCTCTTGAGTCTCTCCCTGCATTGGTCCGATGTCCTACCGGATCTATTGGACTCCCTAGAGCAGGATCAGCGGCAGTTACCCAATATTTATGATCAATTGGCGGTACGTTTTCGCCAGGAACCCTATCGTCTCAAATTAGCTTACGTTCTTAAACGGTTACAAAATACCCGCGATCGCAACAATCAACTCAAATCCTATTCCTTTAATCGTTTAGAACCCGAGGAGATCACCGCAGGTCAATACTATGCCAACGGTGGAGAATTCCTCCAGGAGCTGCTCCTGATTCAGCGAAATCTCAAGGAAACGGGGCTAAGTTGCCGGGAACTGGAAGACTTAATCTGTCAGGTGGAAGTGTTTGGCTTTAATTTAGCCATTTTAGATATTCGCCAAGAAAGCTCTTGCCACTCCGAAGCCCTCAATGAAATTACCTCCTATTTAGATCTGTTGCCCTGTCCCTACACAGAGCTATCGGAGGCAGAGCGCACCCACTGGCTTTTAAGCGAACTCTCCACCCGTCGCCCCTTAATTCCAGGGGAATTACCCTTTTCCGAGCGAACCAAAGAAATCATTGAAACCTTTCGGATGGTGCGACTACTCCAACAGGAATTTGGGGTTGAACTTTGCACCACCTATATCATTAGCATGAGCCATGAAGTCAGTGATCTGTTAGAGGTGCTGCTTTTGGCAAAGGAGGCGGGGCTATACGATCCGGTGACGGGACACAGTACACTGCAAGCCATTCCCCTCTTTGAAACCGTCGAAGATCTCAAGCACGCCCCGACGGTGCTGAGTCAGTTTTTTACCCTACCCTTTTGTCGTGCCTATCTAGCCAGTAATCAAACCCCCTACTTGCAAGAGGTGATGTTGGGCTATTCCGATAGCAATAAGGATTCTGGGTTTCTCAGTAGTAACTGGGAGATCTATAAGGCGCAACAGTGTTTACAGAAAACAGCGGCAGAATATGGCTTGCAACTGCGAATTTTCCACGGCCGTGGCGGTTCCGTTGGTCGGGGAGGTGGCCCGGCCTATGCGGCAATTTTGGCCCAGCCCGGACAAACCATTGATGGCCGGATCAAGATTACGGAACAGGGAGAAGTGTTGGCCTCCAAGTATTCCCTGCCGGAATTGGCTCTATTTAATCTGGAGACGGTGACAACGGCAGTGATTCAGGCGAGTTTACTGCGAACCAGTATTGATGAAATTCAACCCTGGCACGAAATTATGGAGGAGTTAGCGGCGCGATCGCGGCAGCATTATCGCCATCTGATCTATGAGCAACCCGAGTTCATTGATTTCTTTAATCAAGTGACCCCCATCCAAGAAATTAGCCAACTGCAAATTAGCTCGCGGCCAACGCGGCGGGGCGGCAAGAAAACCCTAGATGGCTTGCGGGCAATTCCCTGGGTATTTAGTTGGACTCAAACTCGTTTCCTGGTGCCTTCCTGGTATGGCGTAGGTACTGCCTTTAAGGGATTTTTGGATGAAAAGCCAGCGGAGCATCTGTCCTTGCTGCGCTATTTTTACTACAAATGGCCCTTTTTCCGGATGGTAATTTCTAAGGTGGAAATGACCCTCTCTAAGGTAGACCTAGAAATTGCCCGTTACTACGTCCATGAACTGAGTAATTCCGATGAAGATCGGGACATCTTTTTACGTTTGTTTGATCAGATTGCCCAGGAATATTATCTCACCTGTGAGTTAGTGCTAACTATCACCGGACATAAACGCTTACTCGATGGGGATCCCACCCTCCAGCGATCGGTGCAGCTACGGAATAAAACCATTGTTCCCTTGGGCTTTTTGCAAGTATCCCTATTAAAACGCCTGCGTCAACACAATAGCCAAACTACCTCCGGCGCAATTTTGCGATCGCGCTATGGCCGCGGTGAACTCCTCCGGGGAGCTTTGCTCACCATTAATGGCGTGGCTGCGGGAATGCGGAATACCGGCTAG
- a CDS encoding ShlB/FhaC/HecB family hemolysin secretion/activation protein, with product MEGSTVFGPTEFDPIIAPLEGRAVDLEDLQQAADDITKLYLDNGYFSSRAELDTQQATDGTIVIQVFEGRLEDIEVEGNKGIVTSYITSRIRLGAGVPLNSDRLEDQLRLLRSDPLFENVSASLKPGANPEDSILVIRVIPANWFNASFGMDNNSPPAVAPERSTAFLAYRNLSGRGDTLYASYSLGNNLGTFNWGGSNTGEFGYSLPVNAMNGTLSLRTVIAGSKITQADVADFGIRSEASIYQIGFRQPVIRTFREELAFSAGFLAQNGQTFLFDNQPFPFGIGPNEDGYSASRVFEFAQDYTRRDDSGAWAFRSQFNFGVPIFGATQNPSPAPDGNFFSWVGNGQRVQQLWADNFMILRTDIQLSPNSLLPFHQFVIGGGLSVRGYPTNARSGDNGIRFSTEARFPVLRASNRRPIISINPLFDAGWVWNNSSNPNGVVPNNFLAGVGMGLLIQPVRNLDIKFEYAIPLLNLPDQAPSLQADGIYFSITMRP from the coding sequence GTGGAAGGCAGTACGGTCTTTGGCCCCACTGAATTTGATCCCATTATTGCTCCCCTCGAAGGTCGCGCCGTTGATTTAGAGGACTTGCAACAGGCGGCGGATGACATTACTAAGCTCTATCTCGATAATGGCTACTTTAGCTCCCGTGCCGAACTGGATACGCAGCAAGCTACCGATGGAACCATCGTCATCCAGGTTTTTGAAGGCCGCCTTGAAGACATTGAAGTTGAAGGAAATAAGGGCATTGTTACAAGCTACATTACCAGCCGCATCCGCCTAGGGGCAGGGGTCCCCCTCAACTCCGATCGCCTCGAAGACCAACTCCGACTGTTGCGGAGTGATCCCCTTTTTGAAAATGTTTCCGCCAGCTTAAAGCCTGGTGCCAACCCAGAAGACTCCATTTTGGTGATTCGGGTGATACCCGCCAACTGGTTTAATGCCTCCTTTGGCATGGATAACAATTCCCCCCCCGCCGTGGCCCCGGAGCGCAGCACCGCCTTTCTGGCCTATCGAAATCTCTCTGGTCGCGGCGATACCCTCTATGCCTCCTATTCCCTCGGCAATAATCTGGGAACCTTTAATTGGGGGGGATCCAATACCGGTGAATTTGGCTACAGCCTGCCGGTGAATGCCATGAATGGTACTCTATCTCTGCGAACCGTTATCGCGGGTAGTAAAATCACCCAAGCGGATGTGGCGGATTTTGGCATCCGCAGCGAAGCCTCTATCTACCAAATTGGTTTTCGCCAGCCCGTAATTCGTACGTTCCGGGAAGAGTTAGCCTTTTCAGCCGGTTTCCTTGCCCAGAACGGTCAAACCTTCCTCTTTGACAATCAACCCTTTCCCTTTGGCATTGGCCCCAATGAAGACGGCTACAGTGCCTCACGGGTCTTTGAATTCGCCCAGGACTACACGCGCCGCGATGACAGTGGTGCTTGGGCCTTCCGCTCCCAGTTTAACTTTGGCGTACCCATTTTTGGAGCCACCCAGAATCCATCCCCCGCACCGGATGGTAATTTCTTTAGCTGGGTTGGCAATGGTCAACGGGTTCAGCAACTCTGGGCTGATAATTTCATGATTTTGCGGACGGATATTCAACTTTCCCCCAACAGTTTGCTACCCTTCCATCAGTTTGTGATTGGCGGCGGTCTTTCCGTGCGCGGCTATCCCACCAATGCCCGTTCTGGCGACAATGGGATTCGCTTTTCCACCGAAGCTCGTTTTCCCGTTTTGCGGGCAAGTAACCGTCGTCCAATTATTTCCATTAACCCCCTCTTTGATGCGGGCTGGGTTTGGAACAATAGCAGTAACCCCAATGGTGTGGTTCCCAATAATTTCCTGGCGGGCGTAGGTATGGGACTGTTGATTCAGCCCGTGCGGAATCTGGATATTAAGTTTGAGTACGCCATTCCCCTGCTGAACTTGCCAGATCAAGCTCCCAGTCTGCAAGCCGATGGGATTTACTTCAGTATCACCATGCGCCCCTAG
- the glmM gene encoding phosphoglucosamine mutase yields the protein MNAAKATPIRFGTDGIRGRAGELLTPTLALQLGYWAGRVLQEQVFQEGGDGGHPFILGQDSRNSSDMLAVSLAAGLTAAGLEVWHVGLCPTPCIAYLTQKTAAVGGAMISASHNPPEDNGIKIFGSDGSKLAPALQKQLEAHLNKGPGLPDTGTWGHHFYRPELLQTYRQAVQSPLDSRQPLQGLRVVLDLAWGAAVAIAPDVFRALGAEVICLHDQANGDRINVDCGSTHLGPLQTAVSETRADLGFAFDGDADRVLAVDSLGRTVDGDHILYFWGQTLQRQRQLPGDLIVATVMSNLGFERAWQQTGGQLVRAAVGDQYVHAEMIRHGAMLGGEQSGHILCRHYGVGGDGLLTAVHLATLVQDSGQSLQELRDASFQPYPQILRNVRVSDRQRRLQWQDCEPVQGMIEQAIQDMGDRGRVLVRASGTEPVIRVMVEAATDQLAEHWTQTLVSTVETHLAA from the coding sequence ATGAATGCAGCGAAGGCAACCCCGATTCGTTTTGGCACCGATGGCATTCGCGGCCGGGCCGGTGAATTGCTGACTCCCACCTTGGCCTTGCAGTTGGGATATTGGGCGGGGCGAGTTCTCCAGGAACAGGTTTTTCAGGAAGGTGGGGACGGCGGCCATCCCTTTATTTTGGGCCAAGATTCCCGTAACTCCAGTGATATGTTGGCGGTGAGTTTAGCGGCAGGGTTGACGGCGGCAGGTTTAGAAGTGTGGCATGTGGGCCTGTGTCCCACCCCCTGTATTGCCTATTTGACCCAGAAAACGGCGGCGGTGGGGGGAGCAATGATCTCCGCTAGCCATAATCCACCGGAAGATAACGGCATTAAAATTTTTGGCAGCGATGGTAGTAAACTCGCCCCTGCGCTCCAAAAACAATTGGAAGCCCACTTAAATAAAGGGCCAGGCTTACCGGACACGGGTACTTGGGGGCATCACTTCTATCGCCCGGAACTCTTGCAAACCTATCGCCAAGCCGTTCAGTCTCCCCTAGATTCTCGTCAGCCTTTGCAGGGTTTGCGGGTGGTCTTAGATTTAGCCTGGGGTGCGGCGGTGGCGATCGCCCCCGATGTTTTTCGCGCCCTAGGAGCGGAGGTGATTTGCCTCCATGATCAGGCCAATGGCGATCGCATCAATGTGGACTGTGGCTCGACCCATTTAGGCCCTCTCCAGACTGCTGTTTCCGAAACCCGTGCAGATTTAGGATTTGCCTTTGATGGGGATGCGGATCGGGTATTGGCGGTGGATAGTCTTGGCCGTACCGTGGATGGGGATCACATTCTTTATTTTTGGGGTCAAACCCTGCAACGTCAGCGGCAACTTCCGGGAGATCTCATTGTGGCTACGGTCATGTCTAACCTAGGGTTTGAACGGGCCTGGCAGCAAACCGGGGGGCAGTTGGTGCGGGCCGCCGTGGGGGATCAGTATGTCCATGCGGAGATGATACGCCATGGGGCAATGTTGGGGGGAGAGCAATCGGGCCATATTCTCTGCCGTCATTATGGCGTGGGTGGCGATGGGTTATTAACCGCCGTGCACTTGGCAACCCTGGTGCAGGATTCGGGCCAGTCCCTACAGGAATTGCGGGATGCGAGTTTCCAGCCCTATCCACAAATTTTGCGTAATGTCCGTGTCAGCGATCGCCAGCGACGACTGCAATGGCAAGACTGTGAACCGGTTCAGGGCATGATTGAACAAGCCATCCAAGACATGGGCGATCGCGGCCGCGTGTTGGTGCGGGCCTCTGGGACAGAACCCGTGATTCGCGTCATGGTTGAAGCGGCCACGGATCAATTAGCGGAGCATTGGACTCAAACCCTCGTATCTACCGTGGAAACTCATCTCGCGGCATAA